In the Blastocatellia bacterium genome, one interval contains:
- a CDS encoding glycosyltransferase family 4 protein, which yields MRLVQVNDHGVMVGGVESYMADLSDLLESAGIEVIQVYGIASPHESPSGGESRPQRLLGDCCPLTRRRVFCPDLLRPHLGVRERHRLRQLVEALSPDAILVHHIESPDVLEFFCTVRPTVQFVHVPSRFVCPGRGKFYAKGHVPCHRPFGPYCLIAPFRHGCGSRRPWTILSNSWLTRRWISATQHLRRILVASEYMKRELEAVGIPAEKIVVNPLFFSSDRAEDEARRPSDGAAVPLFRSDAVPIVLFCGRMYDYKGADYLLDALAHVKALVRAIFIGDGPERARLQRKSKELGLHHNVDFPGWLDRREVKQLYRWARVLVMPSLWPEPFGRVGIEAMAEGAPVVAFGVGAIPEWLADGEVGFLVEPRNVRQLAEKIERLVTDDDLFQRMSARARSLVAERFSPEGHLHRLLDVMISAQR from the coding sequence ATGAGGCTTGTTCAGGTCAACGATCATGGAGTGATGGTCGGTGGAGTGGAGTCCTATATGGCCGATTTGTCCGATTTACTGGAGAGTGCTGGCATCGAAGTGATTCAGGTCTACGGGATCGCTTCACCGCACGAAAGCCCGAGCGGCGGGGAATCTCGCCCGCAACGCCTTCTCGGCGACTGTTGCCCCCTCACGCGGCGGAGGGTTTTCTGTCCTGATCTGTTGCGACCGCATCTGGGTGTGCGTGAGCGCCATCGGTTGCGCCAGCTCGTCGAAGCGCTTTCTCCCGATGCGATTCTCGTCCATCACATTGAGAGTCCCGATGTCCTGGAGTTTTTCTGCACTGTACGCCCGACGGTGCAGTTCGTTCACGTTCCAAGCCGGTTCGTCTGTCCCGGCCGCGGGAAGTTTTATGCCAAGGGTCATGTGCCCTGTCACCGTCCGTTTGGACCGTACTGCCTGATCGCTCCCTTTCGTCACGGCTGTGGCAGTCGTCGTCCGTGGACGATCTTGAGCAACAGTTGGCTGACCCGGCGGTGGATAAGTGCGACTCAGCACTTGCGTCGGATCCTGGTGGCCAGCGAGTACATGAAACGAGAACTGGAGGCCGTCGGCATCCCGGCAGAGAAGATCGTCGTGAATCCGCTCTTTTTTTCCTCAGACCGTGCGGAGGACGAGGCTCGCCGACCATCTGATGGAGCGGCGGTGCCTCTCTTCCGCTCCGACGCAGTTCCCATCGTTCTCTTCTGCGGACGAATGTACGACTACAAGGGAGCAGACTATCTGCTCGATGCATTAGCGCACGTGAAGGCTCTGGTTCGGGCCATCTTCATTGGCGACGGACCCGAACGAGCGAGGCTTCAGCGGAAATCGAAGGAACTTGGCTTGCATCATAACGTTGACTTTCCCGGGTGGCTCGACCGACGAGAGGTGAAACAGCTCTATCGTTGGGCGCGGGTTCTGGTCATGCCCTCGCTCTGGCCTGAGCCCTTCGGTCGGGTTGGGATCGAAGCAATGGCCGAGGGCGCACCGGTAGTTGCTTTTGGAGTCGGAGCCATCCCGGAATGGCTTGCTGACGGTGAGGTGGGGTTTCTCGTCGAACCCAGAAATGTGCGGCAGTTAGCCGAAAAGATCGAACGCTTGGTGACGGACGATGATCTCTTCCAGAGGATGTCAGCGCGCGCCCGGTCGCTGGTGGCCGAGCGCTTCAGCCCGGAAGGCCATCTCCACCGGTTACTCGATGTGATGATCTCGGCTCAGCGGTGA
- a CDS encoding Tad domain-containing protein: MDKAKRNRGTILAMLAAGAVTVMGAAALAIDVGYLYVFKGQLQNAVDAAALAGAQGLLAQPGDHSPNGQAMRLAMEYAAKNIVGNEPLSLSTDEITFPERSVIKVEATRPAPTFFGVVFGLRQVRVRAVAVARAAPATGGSYGWRPFMPPDQFAHGSTCVTPFDEDHGPFDPQPHVWNGIRDRDYYRSPYDASFENVDLSGYTDCSYGSPTGFIAPRDVNGRPVELKSDNPRFPGNFYAVAFDGRGANDYRDHIANGWNGTLSVGDYVTTEPGNMVGPTRQGIQELIAKDPSARLVRGATGWYVRSDLYPINESPRIVPIPLFDPTSPPGGGRTTLRVSNIGAFFITGTDGRSVFGYFITRRLPAARSGRAPENSSTQSTGGAGRLLGTVQLDDPSRY; the protein is encoded by the coding sequence ATGGATAAGGCAAAGAGAAATCGAGGTACGATCCTTGCCATGCTGGCTGCTGGAGCGGTGACGGTTATGGGGGCCGCCGCGCTGGCCATTGATGTCGGTTATCTTTACGTCTTCAAGGGGCAATTGCAGAATGCCGTTGACGCGGCTGCGCTGGCAGGCGCTCAGGGACTGCTCGCGCAGCCGGGCGATCATTCTCCCAACGGACAGGCCATGCGCCTGGCCATGGAATATGCCGCCAAAAACATTGTGGGCAACGAGCCCCTCAGCCTCTCCACCGACGAGATCACGTTTCCGGAACGATCGGTCATCAAGGTGGAGGCCACGCGACCGGCTCCGACATTCTTCGGCGTCGTGTTTGGTCTGAGACAGGTCCGGGTGCGTGCTGTCGCGGTCGCTCGCGCAGCCCCCGCCACCGGCGGAAGCTACGGATGGCGTCCCTTCATGCCGCCCGATCAATTTGCGCACGGATCCACCTGCGTGACACCATTCGATGAGGACCATGGACCCTTCGACCCTCAACCCCATGTCTGGAATGGGATCCGCGACAGGGACTACTATCGTTCACCTTACGACGCGAGCTTCGAAAACGTTGACCTGAGCGGGTACACGGATTGTTCCTACGGCTCGCCGACGGGCTTTATTGCTCCCCGCGACGTTAACGGGCGACCCGTCGAGTTGAAATCCGACAATCCCCGATTTCCCGGTAATTTTTACGCTGTCGCCTTCGACGGTCGCGGAGCTAACGACTATCGGGATCACATTGCTAACGGGTGGAACGGGACGCTTTCGGTTGGAGACTACGTGACGACGGAACCGGGGAATATGGTCGGGCCGACGCGTCAGGGCATCCAGGAGCTGATCGCTAAAGATCCCTCGGCGCGACTCGTGCGCGGAGCTACCGGCTGGTACGTTCGCAGCGATCTCTATCCGATCAATGAGAGCCCACGCATCGTCCCTATTCCTCTTTTCGACCCGACGAGCCCGCCCGGTGGGGGACGAACAACCCTTCGGGTGTCAAACATCGGTGCGTTCTTCATCACCGGCACTGACGGGAGATCGGTATTCGGCTATTTCATCACTCGACGACTTCCGGCAGCCAGATCCGGTCGTGCGCCGGAAAATAGCTCCACGCAATCAACAGGAGGGGCCGGGCGATTGTTGGGAACCGTTCAACTGGATGATCCCTCTCGCTATTGA
- the larB gene encoding nickel pincer cofactor biosynthesis protein LarB, translated as MNEKDLRALLLAFKEGDVGLDEIIERLRTLPYEDLGYARIDHHRHLRQGFPEVVFGEGKTPEQIAEIVARLLRQSPTALVTRTTEEAYGAVRAIAPDAVYHPVPRLITINRRREEAPEGLVLVVSAGTADIPVAEEAAVTAETMGARVERIFDVGVAGIHRLFGVWDRLQAARVIVCAAGMEGALPSVVAGLVAVPVIAVPVSTGYGASFRGLAALLGMLNSCAANVVVVNIDNGFGAGVVASLINRSRPVA; from the coding sequence ATGAACGAGAAGGACTTGCGAGCGTTACTTCTGGCTTTTAAAGAGGGAGATGTCGGGCTGGATGAGATAATCGAGCGGCTGAGGACCCTCCCTTATGAGGATCTCGGCTACGCCCGAATTGATCATCACCGCCATCTCCGCCAGGGATTCCCCGAGGTCGTTTTCGGAGAAGGGAAGACGCCCGAGCAGATCGCCGAAATTGTGGCCCGGCTGCTCCGGCAGAGTCCGACGGCTCTGGTCACGCGCACAACGGAGGAGGCGTACGGCGCCGTTCGAGCTATCGCTCCCGACGCCGTTTATCATCCGGTCCCGCGATTGATCACCATCAACCGCCGACGGGAGGAAGCCCCCGAAGGATTGGTCCTCGTGGTCTCGGCGGGAACGGCGGATATTCCCGTCGCCGAAGAAGCGGCGGTGACGGCGGAAACGATGGGTGCGCGCGTGGAACGGATCTTCGATGTCGGCGTGGCAGGAATCCACCGGCTCTTTGGCGTGTGGGATCGGCTTCAGGCCGCGCGAGTGATCGTTTGTGCTGCCGGGATGGAGGGCGCATTGCCGAGCGTCGTCGCGGGACTGGTGGCCGTGCCGGTCATCGCCGTGCCCGTCAGCACGGGCTACGGCGCGAGTTTTCGCGGGCTGGCGGCGCTTCTGGGAATGCTCAATAGTTGTGCCGCGAATGTCGTGGTCGTCAATATTGACAACGGCTTCGGCGCGGGTGTCGTTGCCAGTCTCATCAATCGTTCTCGCCCGGTGGCTTGA
- a CDS encoding tetratricopeptide repeat protein — translation MKRAVKPIFVLPLAQAGVWAQSYLESPPASGQAPTESIRARVNEAATLLKRHAPADALKPLQALLVEVGSTGDRTVLVEVLFHTGTGYFQHNDYQQSLKHYQRALEPSRALHNRFFEAETSRGIAQVYKNIGAYADSLNSSERALAVYYASGDRQVVARTWVTMGSVWDLMGDYRQALEYSRKAQPVFEELKDSTLYRSLNEIGVTLKNLGRYREALDSYALALEGSRGANDKYFQAVILNNIRVAYEPLGQDERAIESYDQSLALAREMGERRGQSILLNNLGESYKALGDNWRARLSPEGTSDRAPNRQPP, via the coding sequence ATGAAAAGAGCGGTGAAGCCCATATTCGTTCTTCCCCTCGCTCAGGCAGGCGTATGGGCGCAAAGCTATCTGGAATCTCCACCAGCCTCCGGTCAGGCACCGACTGAATCCATCAGGGCACGTGTGAACGAAGCAGCGACCCTGCTGAAGCGCCACGCTCCGGCCGACGCTTTGAAGCCCTTGCAAGCGTTGCTCGTGGAAGTGGGATCAACGGGTGACCGCACGGTGCTCGTGGAGGTGCTCTTTCACACGGGCACGGGTTATTTTCAGCATAACGATTATCAGCAATCGCTCAAGCATTACCAGCGTGCCCTTGAACCGAGCCGGGCGCTGCACAATCGGTTCTTTGAGGCTGAAACCTCGCGTGGTATCGCCCAGGTCTATAAAAACATCGGCGCCTATGCCGATTCGCTCAACTCTAGTGAGCGAGCTTTAGCCGTTTACTACGCCTCAGGCGATAGGCAGGTAGTGGCGCGGACGTGGGTAACGATGGGCAGCGTGTGGGACCTGATGGGAGACTACCGCCAAGCCTTAGAGTACTCCCGGAAAGCCCAACCGGTGTTCGAGGAGTTAAAAGATTCCACCCTTTACCGCTCACTCAATGAAATCGGCGTTACCCTGAAGAATCTTGGCCGGTATCGAGAAGCGCTCGATTCCTACGCGCTTGCCCTCGAAGGAAGCCGTGGAGCCAATGATAAATATTTCCAAGCGGTCATACTCAACAACATCAGAGTCGCCTACGAGCCGCTGGGACAGGATGAACGTGCGATCGAGTCTTATGATCAATCGCTGGCACTGGCGCGCGAAATGGGCGAGCGACGGGGTCAAAGCATTCTGCTTAACAATCTCGGCGAGTCGTACAAAGCCTTGGGCGATAACTGGCGCGCTCGACTATCTCCAGAGGGGACTTCAGACCGCGCGCCAAATCGGCAGCCGCCATAG
- a CDS encoding CHAT domain-containing protein has protein sequence MADPHLPENAALDELPGARTEEPQISRLFPRARTSVPVGRTASESNVKRLSPGQSILHFAVRGLIYDDRSWESALLLSDGDGESGWLKVSEAFGLDLHAALTVLSGCSTGLGKLSGDGIIGLTRAFLYAGMTSPGVSRWGVSDRVTTYLMERLYEGLGRRLNKAQALRAAERATFRRVRHLALWAAFELVGEAR, from the coding sequence GTGGCCGATCCACACCTGCCGGAGAATGCCGCCCTCGACGAGCTTCCCGGTGCGCGCACGGAAGAGCCACAGATTAGTCGTCTCTTTCCTCGGGCGCGAACGTCGGTACCTGTGGGCAGGACGGCAAGCGAGTCGAACGTGAAACGTCTCAGCCCGGGCCAATCCATCTTGCACTTCGCCGTTCGCGGACTGATCTATGACGATCGTTCCTGGGAATCAGCGTTGCTTCTCTCCGATGGTGATGGAGAGAGTGGATGGCTGAAAGTCAGCGAAGCGTTCGGCCTCGATTTGCATGCGGCTCTGACGGTGCTGAGCGGCTGTTCGACCGGACTGGGCAAACTCTCGGGCGATGGGATCATTGGTCTGACGCGGGCGTTCCTCTACGCTGGGATGACCTCGCCGGGGGTCAGCCGTTGGGGTGTGAGTGACAGGGTCACCACCTATCTGATGGAACGATTATACGAGGGCCTGGGTCGTCGGCTCAACAAAGCTCAAGCGCTGCGAGCGGCAGAGCGGGCGACGTTCCGACGGGTCCGCCATCTGGCACTCTGGGCGGCGTTCGAGCTTGTCGGCGAAGCGAGATAG
- a CDS encoding sigma-70 family RNA polymerase sigma factor — protein sequence MKAKGTKTRSGSLRMATETQFIASEQLRQKVRRVLEEAIRVGRFAFAPAELLEHVLVIAEKRLGHEAHNENAVLKFIERLQLDELYLAQACGRGEEVAWEEFARAHFAFIEEFARRSMPGSAEAEDLAQQIVADLWQHGKIRTYEGLSTLRTWLGTVIAHAAVNAIKSAKPIASIQNDTPHELEKHHTVTPDEDASSRKLVVEAVKRTIEGLAPKYKLLLLLYYEQGLTLREMAAVYHVTEASVSRQLKALRERIRQSVQAKIKREFGLSFPAAQELMAHLPADLDFDLKSVLK from the coding sequence ATGAAAGCCAAAGGCACGAAGACACGGAGCGGATCGCTGAGAATGGCCACCGAGACTCAATTCATCGCTTCCGAGCAGTTGCGACAGAAGGTGCGGCGCGTCCTGGAGGAAGCCATCCGCGTGGGCCGTTTTGCGTTCGCTCCGGCAGAGCTTCTGGAGCACGTGCTCGTGATTGCTGAGAAGCGCCTGGGGCACGAAGCACACAATGAGAACGCCGTATTGAAATTCATCGAGCGCCTTCAACTTGATGAACTCTATCTGGCGCAAGCCTGCGGCCGGGGAGAGGAGGTGGCGTGGGAGGAGTTCGCCCGTGCGCATTTCGCATTCATCGAGGAGTTCGCGCGCCGCTCGATGCCCGGCTCAGCCGAAGCTGAAGACCTGGCGCAGCAGATCGTCGCCGATCTTTGGCAGCACGGCAAGATCAGGACGTACGAAGGATTGAGCACTCTACGCACGTGGCTTGGTACGGTGATCGCTCACGCCGCTGTGAATGCGATCAAAAGCGCGAAACCGATAGCTTCCATCCAGAATGATACGCCGCATGAGCTGGAAAAGCATCACACGGTGACACCGGATGAGGATGCTTCATCGCGGAAGCTCGTCGTTGAGGCAGTCAAGCGAACCATCGAGGGCCTGGCACCGAAATACAAACTGTTGCTGCTGCTCTACTATGAACAGGGTCTCACGCTGCGAGAGATGGCGGCGGTGTATCATGTCACCGAAGCCAGCGTCAGTCGGCAACTGAAGGCGCTGCGCGAGCGAATTCGTCAGAGCGTGCAGGCAAAGATCAAACGCGAATTTGGATTGAGTTTCCCCGCCGCGCAGGAATTGATGGCCCATCTGCCTGCGGATCTGGATTTTGATCTCAAGAGCGTGCTGAAATGA
- a CDS encoding right-handed parallel beta-helix repeat-containing protein, whose translation MRRRIFMIVGVVFSLASVWAPRLGTTAAVQPRTLTVSQTTGAADFTSIQAAINAASPGDTVEIIDSGVYSESLTIPSNKNGLTLRAREGQTPTLTATSSSIIRVFGAENVIIRGLIIMGGTGDGLTTPGAVKNLMIQDCRFEAIPGTAIVLNNDDTATIRTCRLENLGGSGIDLSFGASATIAGNEFRGGPMNGEFSDGIQLTGASADILSNRFINIGRLSIGTFPQSESAITRTSIIRIINNLIVRSGTTIPEGGDGMQIVGSTNTINQFTIVNNTVVNSARFGIGFGFGDAQSRALLANTIVTESGGSSDLAIYSNFSSSLTARQTTIGHCLIGQETRFNSIGRNGNITGDPGFLDPVNDNYRLQESSPAIDKGDNPAIQEFTTDLDGRQRIVDGEGNGTATVDIGAYEFQVAGMRCSLRPAMATNPVGSSHTVTATVVQDGNPVSGAPVTSRVINGPNTGASGSAMTDTMGQASFTYVSNGMAGTDTIQASGSVNDAQFACTATVVWAPPVPPIQYGQTITASIEAPGETDTYSFRAEAGDVVRVRMSRASGSLNPRIQLLDANQRPVREASGFDNVMLDMPLEAGGSFFLSVGDDNGRETGGYGISLQRLNDPVGATSLTFGQNLTASINVAAELDAYSFMANAGDMVRVRMSRSSGSLNPMIELFDSTGVRLAQVSGFDAAILDKTLNSSGTYSLLLSDDNGRETGGYGISLQRLNDPVGATPLNFGQTTTATITAAAEIDAYTFDGRAGQTVTIRMQRTSGSLNPLIELFNAAGTRLQQASAFNDVTLTLTLPTTGRFTILVSDDNGRETGNYQLSLN comes from the coding sequence ATGAGACGACGAATTTTCATGATCGTTGGTGTTGTTTTTTCCCTGGCCTCGGTGTGGGCTCCGAGGCTCGGGACGACGGCGGCTGTTCAGCCCCGAACGCTGACGGTTTCGCAGACGACGGGCGCGGCGGATTTCACCTCGATTCAAGCCGCCATCAACGCCGCGAGTCCAGGAGACACGGTCGAGATCATTGATAGCGGCGTTTACTCAGAGAGCCTGACGATCCCCTCAAACAAGAACGGGCTGACGCTCCGGGCCCGAGAGGGACAAACGCCCACGCTCACCGCCACATCGAGTTCCATCATTCGCGTCTTTGGTGCTGAGAATGTCATCATTCGCGGCTTGATCATCATGGGTGGAACTGGCGATGGTCTGACGACACCCGGAGCGGTCAAGAACCTGATGATTCAGGACTGTCGGTTCGAGGCGATCCCCGGCACAGCGATTGTGTTGAACAACGATGATACAGCGACAATCCGAACGTGCAGGCTTGAGAATCTCGGTGGCTCCGGCATCGACCTGTCCTTTGGTGCATCGGCAACTATAGCCGGAAATGAATTTCGCGGTGGCCCGATGAATGGAGAGTTCTCCGATGGCATCCAGCTCACGGGCGCCTCTGCTGACATTCTGAGCAATAGGTTTATCAACATCGGGCGACTCTCCATCGGAACGTTCCCCCAGAGCGAGAGTGCCATCACGCGCACCAGCATCATCCGGATCATCAATAATCTGATCGTCAGGAGCGGTACGACCATTCCCGAAGGTGGTGACGGGATGCAGATTGTGGGATCAACCAACACCATCAATCAATTCACCATTGTCAACAACACAGTTGTCAACAGCGCTCGCTTCGGAATCGGTTTCGGGTTTGGGGATGCGCAAAGCCGAGCGCTGCTGGCTAACACCATCGTGACAGAATCAGGGGGATCGAGCGACCTGGCCATTTACTCAAACTTTAGCTCAAGCCTCACGGCCAGGCAAACGACCATTGGCCACTGCCTTATTGGCCAAGAGACCAGGTTCAATTCCATCGGTCGCAACGGGAATATCACCGGCGATCCCGGGTTTCTCGATCCGGTCAACGACAATTACCGATTGCAGGAAAGCTCGCCAGCGATTGATAAGGGCGACAACCCGGCCATCCAGGAGTTCACGACCGATCTGGATGGGAGACAACGTATTGTTGATGGGGAGGGCAATGGGACAGCCACAGTTGACATCGGCGCTTATGAATTTCAGGTGGCTGGCATGAGATGCTCGCTCCGACCCGCGATGGCGACGAATCCGGTGGGCTCCAGCCATACGGTGACGGCGACCGTGGTCCAAGATGGGAACCCGGTCTCCGGCGCGCCCGTCACCTCCAGGGTTATCAACGGGCCCAACACGGGTGCGAGCGGTTCCGCAATGACCGACACCATGGGACAAGCGTCGTTTACCTACGTGAGCAATGGAATGGCGGGGACCGATACCATTCAGGCCAGCGGCTCGGTCAATGATGCTCAATTCGCTTGCACGGCGACCGTTGTCTGGGCACCGCCAGTGCCACCGATTCAGTATGGCCAGACGATCACCGCCTCCATTGAGGCCCCAGGCGAAACAGACACGTACAGTTTTCGGGCAGAAGCGGGCGATGTGGTGCGGGTGCGAATGAGTCGCGCTTCGGGGAGCTTGAATCCGAGGATTCAATTGCTCGATGCGAACCAAAGGCCGGTTCGAGAAGCGTCGGGCTTCGATAACGTGATGCTTGACATGCCGCTTGAGGCAGGCGGCAGCTTTTTCCTTTCTGTCGGTGACGACAATGGACGTGAGACGGGCGGCTACGGGATTAGCTTGCAACGCTTGAATGACCCGGTCGGGGCGACATCACTGACGTTCGGTCAGAATCTCACAGCTTCCATCAATGTCGCCGCCGAACTGGATGCTTACAGCTTCATGGCCAATGCCGGCGATATGGTGCGCGTTCGCATGAGCCGGTCATCGGGGTCGCTCAACCCGATGATCGAACTCTTCGATTCCACCGGTGTGCGGTTGGCGCAGGTCTCCGGCTTTGATGCTGCCATTCTCGATAAGACCCTCAACTCCAGCGGAACGTACTCCCTCCTGCTGAGCGATGACAATGGACGCGAGACGGGCGGCTACGGGATTAGCTTACAACGCTTGAATGACCCGGTCGGGGCGACTCCGCTGAATTTTGGCCAGACGACCACGGCCACCATCACTGCGGCGGCGGAGATAGATGCCTACACATTCGACGGCAGGGCGGGCCAGACGGTCACCATTCGGATGCAGCGCACGTCCGGCAGCCTTAACCCGCTCATTGAGCTGTTCAATGCCGCCGGGACACGGCTTCAACAGGCCAGCGCGTTTAATGATGTTACCCTGACCCTGACGTTGCCGACGACGGGACGGTTCACGATTCTGGTCAGCGATGATAACGGGCGAGAGACGGGGAACTATCAACTGAGCCTGAACTGA
- a CDS encoding nucleotidyltransferase domain-containing protein, with the protein MLEPLDRETTDRFLGAVVQALKACNPEKIILCGSVSRGEADEFSDFNPVIIKKPEKRIVQGLVEAAHYVKWLPAVDLSVYTPEEFRAMIEEENPFIERVQREGHVLYEKSD; encoded by the coding sequence ATGCTGGAGCCATTAGACCGGGAGACAACCGATCGTTTTCTGGGCGCGGTCGTTCAGGCGCTGAAAGCCTGCAACCCAGAGAAGATCATTCTCTGCGGGTCCGTTTCTCGAGGAGAGGCCGACGAGTTCAGCGATTTCAATCCGGTCATCATCAAGAAGCCCGAGAAGCGAATCGTCCAAGGGTTGGTTGAGGCGGCTCACTATGTGAAGTGGCTGCCGGCCGTTGACCTCTCCGTTTACACCCCTGAGGAATTTCGGGCCATGATCGAGGAGGAGAATCCTTTTATCGAGCGGGTTCAACGAGAAGGACATGTCCTTTATGAAAAATCGGACTGA
- a CDS encoding HEPN domain-containing protein — protein MKNRTEAARRWFEQDVHSLAVTRVHVEKGFWSDACFRAEQPAQTALQVFLYGQDLRYIPVDSIAELATGAASIDVALAPVVEWGGNLLDKYSIPARYPDALAPPAGPYKSFTEEEVRPALDYAEQIIALVQPRLP, from the coding sequence ATGAAAAATCGGACTGAAGCTGCTCGGCGGTGGTTCGAGCAAGATGTCCACAGTCTGGCAGTCACACGGGTTCACGTGGAAAAGGGGTTCTGGTCGGATGCCTGCTTTAGGGCCGAGCAACCCGCCCAGACAGCACTCCAGGTGTTCCTTTATGGTCAGGACCTGCGGTACATTCCCGTTGACTCAATTGCCGAACTGGCGACCGGGGCCGCTTCGATTGATGTGGCGCTTGCACCGGTCGTTGAGTGGGGGGGGAACCTGCTCGACAAATATTCCATCCCTGCGAGGTATCCCGATGCGCTGGCTCCTCCGGCGGGACCCTACAAATCGTTCACCGAAGAGGAGGTGCGGCCGGCGCTCGACTATGCCGAACAGATCATCGCTCTGGTGCAGCCCCGGCTTCCCTGA
- the murQ gene encoding N-acetylmuramic acid 6-phosphate etherase → MDELITEQVNPRTTAIDTLPTVEILRLINEEDKQVAEAVAREIERIAAATDAIVDCLRQGGRLFYVGTGTSGRLGVLDAAECPPTFGVPPDLVQAIIAGGYEACYRAVEAAEDDAGEGARAIAERGVTSHDAVVGLSASGRTPFTIGALRAARSLGAITIAIACNPNPEIARVADLTITPIVGPEVIAGSTRMKAGTAQKLVLNMISTTVMIRLGYTYGNLMSNLQLKNEKLRRRALTILVGQTGLREDDAWQLLGETGWDLKTALVMATAQVSQADARQALEKAEYSVKRALDLLKKAGS, encoded by the coding sequence ATGGATGAACTGATCACGGAACAGGTGAATCCCCGGACGACAGCCATTGATACGCTGCCGACGGTGGAGATTCTTCGTCTCATCAACGAAGAGGATAAACAGGTCGCCGAGGCGGTCGCCCGAGAGATCGAGCGCATCGCTGCTGCGACCGATGCTATTGTGGATTGCTTACGTCAGGGAGGCCGCCTTTTTTACGTGGGAACGGGCACGAGCGGGCGTCTCGGCGTGCTCGATGCAGCCGAATGTCCGCCGACCTTTGGCGTGCCGCCGGATCTCGTTCAAGCGATCATCGCCGGGGGATACGAAGCCTGTTACCGCGCCGTCGAAGCCGCCGAGGACGATGCCGGCGAAGGAGCACGGGCCATTGCGGAGCGCGGCGTCACTTCCCACGATGCTGTCGTGGGATTATCGGCGAGCGGACGCACCCCCTTCACCATCGGAGCCTTGCGGGCGGCGCGATCGCTTGGTGCCATCACCATTGCTATCGCCTGCAATCCTAATCCGGAGATCGCTCGCGTGGCCGATCTCACCATCACGCCGATCGTGGGACCTGAAGTCATCGCCGGTTCCACACGAATGAAAGCGGGAACCGCTCAAAAGCTCGTCCTCAATATGATCAGCACGACAGTCATGATTCGACTGGGCTACACCTATGGCAATCTCATGTCGAATCTCCAGTTGAAAAACGAGAAACTGCGCCGTCGCGCCCTGACTATCCTCGTCGGCCAGACCGGTCTCAGGGAAGACGACGCCTGGCAACTGCTCGGGGAGACCGGCTGGGACTTGAAGACGGCTCTGGTCATGGCAACCGCTCAGGTCTCACAGGCGGATGCCCGGCAGGCGCTGGAAAAGGCGGAGTATTCGGTCAAACGCGCCCTCGACCTTCTCAAAAAGGCGGGCTCATGA